The nucleotide sequence TGCGCGTGGGCGTAGTCCTGAAACAGGCCTGGGCTGATCAGCAGCACCCCTTCGGGCACCAGGTGGACGCGGGCATGGGGCTGGTTGTAATCAATACTCCGGTCGGCCAGCCCTTGGCGGACCCAGTCGATCACGCTATTGCCAAGAGAACTGGATGCTTGTTTCAGCGGTTTGCTGTCCGCGCCAGTTGGCGACGAATCGGGTTTGGCCGGTGGTGGGGTATCGGTGGCGATGCGCGCCGTGTCCCCAGATTCGGCACATTCCTCGGATGATGACGAGAGTACTGCGTCAGCCGGCCGGGTGTCGTGCTCCAATGTCCGCGGCTTGATCTGGCCGTTGAACGGTTCGGGCCATTGGTCCAGGTTGGTCCAGATTCGCGCCAGCGGGATGCGGATCAGGGTCAGTTCGTGTGCCCACCCATCGCCGGCCACTTCGGCTCTCCAGATGGCCCGGTCGTCGCAGGGCACCAGAATGCCGTGCTCCTGCAGTACGTCGTAGAGGCGATCGTTCTGGGTGGGGATGCCGCTATGTCCGGTCTGCATGAGATGAGCCCGCAGAGCGTCGACGGTGCGTTTACTGACCAGCCACAGGTCATCGCCCACGCGCCAACAGGCGGCGCCGTTGCGGTTCAGTGGCAGTTCACGCTCGTCGATGAGGAAGCGGAGCGCGGTGATCAGCTTTTCCTGCAGCGGAATGACCTTCCCGGCCGCCACCGTTGTGCGGGGGCTTGGCTGAGCGCCGAGGTCGCGTGCTACGGAGCTACCATCGGCCTGACCGACGATCTCCCCCAATACACCGGATTGCAGGGTATCACCCGAGACCCAGCCTAGCCAGGCGCTGAAGGCTTCGCGGTCACTTGCCAGCCAGGCCATGCCCTCGGCCCCCAGAAGGCGTTGCGCGAACAGGGGCGAGGCCTTCTCGTGAAGACGGTACTGTCGGTTACGCATGAATTCGGTCCGGTACCAATGCGCGTCTGCCTCATCGGGCAGGTCGCCTATCCAGGGATTCCAAACCCAAGTCCGGCCGCCGTCGGCGCTGTAAGCGGTCACGATCTGGTCGACGGCAGCCTTTGCCACGTCATGGACCAGCGCTGCGGCAAACACGGCATAGGTCCACAGGTCATGGCGATGCACGATGTCTTCCGGTGCGGCACCCGGCGGTAGCAAATAGCCCTGGCGGAGCTTGAGTGCGTTGATGAGCACTTCCAGACCATGGTCGAGCAGACCACCGGCGTAGGCGTGATGGTGGGACTCGGAGGCGGGCAGTTGCTGGACAAAGCGGGCGTAGCGTTGAAGGGCCGTCCCGTAGAACTGTTCGAAATGTTTCGGCGTGGTGCCTACCAGTTCCTCGATGCGATTGCAGGGTTCGCGCCGCTGTGTCAGCAACTCCTCGGCAGACAGGATGGGCAGGCTGTGCGGCGGTTGGCGCAGCACTGCGGATGTGGGCAGCTCCAAGGGCGGACGCTTACGCCGTAAAGCGAGTGTCGGCAGCCGCATGGATCAGCCAAACTCTGCCGGTCTCAATCGTTTGCACCGCGGGATTGAGTGACGACCGCCATTCCTATCACCCATGCGGCGATCGCGCCGAGAATGGTGCCAATGGCCTGTGGCGGTGGGTCGTAGCGTCTGTGCCTGGACCCAAAAAACAGCCAAGGATTTTCATGGTGATGACCTCGTATGATCGCCTACGAACTAAAGGCGATTTGCCTCCGGCATGTTGAGCGTTGAAAGGAACCGATCAGCCAGATGGCTTAAGGATCCGTCCGCAATGGACTCGCCGCAAGCCAAGCCCGCAAGGGCGCGAACTTCGTAGTGTATACCGATGCGCGTGGGCGAGCTTTCCCGTCGTTTCAGGTTCCTGCGCAGAATGGCCGCGGCATCTTCGCGATCGGTGGCGGGAAACACGTGGGTCCGGCCCTTGGCTCCGATACGGCCGTACTGCACTTCGACGATCCAATCGCCGAACAGGTCTTGCCCCGCCGCCACATGATAGGAGCGCCAGATATTGCGCTGCGGATCGCTGGCTTCCAGCGTCACTGCAAATTCAATCATGCGGCCTCCTCTGCTGCTCGCAAGGGCAGGGCACTTCAGCGGCCGTAACATCACGTTTCGGTCCGCGCGGGCTTTGCGTCTCTTGTCACGGGCTTGAAAACTCGCTCGAGCCCTTAACTTCAGGCGCGCGGCCGAGCGTAACCAATCGACGGCGCCGTTGATCAAAGCTAGGGCGCGAATTGCCCAACGGATAAAGATCGAAATTTCCACCAAAGGAAACTATGCATTTTCCCGGACTTCGCCGGGAAACTGAGGTTCGCTTGGGGCGAACAGATGTAGCGGGCGGTTGTGAAGGGTCTAGCCTTGTGGCATGAACACACCTGATGAATTTTCCCGGTACTATGCGGAGCTGATCGAAGGGCGTTACGACTGTGTCGATCGCCTGGTGGTCAATGCCTACTTCCCGATGGGTCAGACTGGCGGCGGGATGCGCAGTTGGTGGCGGCGCTGGCGTGGGGATGACTCGGAACTGGACGATGCCCATCTGCGCGATCTGGCGGGGACGTTCTCCCGACGGGTTCGGGGTTATTGCGAGAAGCATGGGATTCCGCTGGTCGAGACGAAAGCTGGGGAGCGCAAACACGAATTGGCAGAGGAGCATCTGCCGACCGATCCCGGATTTCAGGGCTTGTTCCTGGTGATCACGGGCAACGCGCCGGCGCCCGTGTGGGAAGTGAAGCGCACGGCCGACGGCCGGATTCTCGATTTGCATCACCGCAAGAGTTGGCCCTACGTCAAGCACTACTACTTTCATCTGATCGACGCCGAGTGGGGGCATGTCACCATCCGGATGTGCGGCTATCCGCCGTTTGGCGCGCAGGTGATCCTGAACGGCCACGAATGGGTGGAACGGCAGGCGCGACGGCAACGGCTGACGGTGAGCAAAGCCAGTAATTGTTTCGTCGAGGGCAGTGACTTCGAGGCGGTCAACCGCCTGGCGGAGACGCTGCACGAAATCATGGCACAAGGCAGCCTGAAAGCGGTGTGTGATCGCTGGATCTACTCCAGCTGTCTGTGCTTCGTCCTGGACCGGGAAGCGCAGGAACACAGCGGCTTTGTCTATCAGTATTCGGTGTTTCAACTGGAACTGAGCCGCAACCTCTTGTTCCACCGGGGCGCCACCCTGGACGAGGTGTATCAGAAGCTGATTGATCGCGCCCGCCAGCCCTTGGATGTCAAACAGCTCAAGACGATCTTCGGCCGCACGCATCGCCCGTTTCGAATACCAACGCGGGGACGCG is from Methyloterricola oryzae and encodes:
- the mobH gene encoding MobH family relaxase codes for the protein MELPTSAVLRQPPHSLPILSAEELLTQRREPCNRIEELVGTTPKHFEQFYGTALQRYARFVQQLPASESHHHAYAGGLLDHGLEVLINALKLRQGYLLPPGAAPEDIVHRHDLWTYAVFAAALVHDVAKAAVDQIVTAYSADGGRTWVWNPWIGDLPDEADAHWYRTEFMRNRQYRLHEKASPLFAQRLLGAEGMAWLASDREAFSAWLGWVSGDTLQSGVLGEIVGQADGSSVARDLGAQPSPRTTVAAGKVIPLQEKLITALRFLIDERELPLNRNGAACWRVGDDLWLVSKRTVDALRAHLMQTGHSGIPTQNDRLYDVLQEHGILVPCDDRAIWRAEVAGDGWAHELTLIRIPLARIWTNLDQWPEPFNGQIKPRTLEHDTRPADAVLSSSSEECAESGDTARIATDTPPPAKPDSSPTGADSKPLKQASSSLGNSVIDWVRQGLADRSIDYNQPHARVHLVPEGVLLISPGLFQDYAHAHPEESWETVQKRFFKLGLHQRTTSGTNVHTYQVVGGNRATRVNGIVIPDVERLFTPPAPKPNPHLRPNSR
- a CDS encoding WGR domain-containing protein; this encodes MIEFAVTLEASDPQRNIWRSYHVAAGQDLFGDWIVEVQYGRIGAKGRTHVFPATDREDAAAILRRNLKRRESSPTRIGIHYEVRALAGLACGESIADGSLSHLADRFLSTLNMPEANRL